One Deefgea tanakiae genomic region harbors:
- a CDS encoding peptidoglycan DD-metalloendopeptidase family protein, whose amino-acid sequence MRLWIVIFTLLLSACGSTPAPISTGPTPTGFYRVKAGDTLYRIAKNNGQSVSDLVRWNNLAKAQDIDVGQLLRVSPPAGVSTKPTTPSQTSLPKVPATKPETAPVAAIALVWPAQGPLLYPYAPPRVKGIGIGGVVGDSIVAAADGKVLYAGDGIRGYGLLLIIQHANGYLTASAHNQKLLVKEGAQVKQGQAVATMGQTGTDSVKLHFEVRYKGQTINPISVLPKK is encoded by the coding sequence ATGCGTTTGTGGATTGTTATTTTTACTTTGCTGTTGTCTGCGTGTGGCAGTACGCCTGCGCCGATCTCGACTGGGCCTACTCCTACAGGCTTTTATCGTGTTAAAGCCGGCGACACGTTGTATCGCATTGCCAAAAATAATGGGCAAAGTGTCAGCGATTTGGTGCGCTGGAATAATCTTGCCAAAGCCCAAGACATCGATGTGGGACAGCTATTGCGAGTCAGCCCACCGGCTGGCGTGAGCACTAAACCAACGACCCCTAGTCAAACTTCTCTGCCGAAAGTTCCTGCTACAAAGCCAGAAACAGCCCCTGTGGCAGCGATTGCTTTAGTTTGGCCTGCGCAAGGTCCATTGCTATACCCCTATGCGCCGCCGCGAGTCAAAGGGATTGGCATTGGAGGTGTAGTGGGCGATTCAATTGTGGCCGCAGCCGATGGTAAAGTGCTGTACGCCGGTGATGGGATTCGTGGTTATGGTTTGCTGCTGATTATTCAACATGCGAATGGTTATCTGACGGCCTCTGCCCACAATCAAAAATTGCTGGTCAAAGAGGGCGCACAAGTCAAGCAAGGGCAAGCCGTGGCAACGATGGGGCAAACGGGGACCGATAGTGTGAAATTGCATTTTGAGGTTCGCTATAAAGGTCAAACTATCAACCCGATTTCGGTGTTACCAAAAAAATAA
- a CDS encoding DUF1415 domain-containing protein has translation MSHEEIIKTTQHWLEQAVIGLNLCPFAKAVFVKNQIRFVVSDAKHLDGFLDDLDRELVFLAQAPADEVDTTLLIHPTLFPDFEIFNDVQALADDIVAEHELEGILQVASFHPDFQFADTEPNDIGNYTNRAPFPILHLLREDSIAKAVEAFPNPDVIFERNIETLQKLGIAGWMALGLQASQK, from the coding sequence ATGAGTCACGAAGAAATCATCAAAACCACACAGCATTGGTTAGAGCAGGCCGTGATTGGCTTAAATTTATGCCCGTTTGCCAAAGCGGTGTTCGTTAAAAACCAGATTCGCTTTGTGGTGAGTGATGCGAAACATTTGGATGGCTTTTTAGATGATCTAGATCGAGAGCTCGTTTTTTTGGCACAAGCACCGGCTGATGAAGTCGACACCACCTTATTGATTCATCCGACCTTGTTTCCTGATTTTGAGATTTTTAACGATGTTCAAGCGCTTGCCGATGACATTGTTGCCGAGCATGAGCTAGAAGGCATTTTGCAGGTGGCGAGTTTCCACCCCGATTTCCAGTTTGCCGACACCGAGCCAAACGACATCGGCAATTACACCAATCGTGCGCCATTCCCGATTTTGCATTTGTTGCGTGAAGACAGTATCGCCAAAGCCGTTGAGGCCTTTCCTAATCCGGATGTGATTTTCGAACGTAATATTGAAACCTTGCAAAAGCTCGGTATCGCGGGTTGGATGGCATTAGGTCTGCAGGCTAGTCAAAAATAA